ATGAAATGAGGATTGGTTATAACCCAAAGGCAATATAAAAGTATAGGAGGGCATGGAATTAAATATGGTTTAGACGCAGTTCTATTTCCAACAGTTTTCCTTAATTGCATCTCAGCTATGTGACAGAACTGTCAAATCTGCTCAGAACAGTTACCTCACCTGATCTTGATGGGGAAGACAATGCAGCTGACTTTATGAGCGTCTGTCCAGACTTAGTGTGGACTGTGAGAGATTTCTACCTTGACCTGGAAGCAAATGGGCGACCCATCACAGCAGATGAGTACCTGGAGAATTCGTTGAGGCCAAAGCAGGGTAACAGGGACTTCAGTtttggaaagagggagaaaagtagCACAAGAAATCATCTCTTGTGTGTTGCTGGTTAAAGTTATAGTTTCCTATATTTACTCACCTGACTAAATCATCACATAAATAATTAATACTGTTGATTTAAAGTGAACTAATACATTCAATATTAAATTGTATTACTCCCTTGTTCTTGGAGCAAgttacttttccattttcctttccctgATTGATCACATTTTAAGTTTTTGCTTAGGGTTTGTGAAAATGTAGTGAAATAAATAACAGTAGGTAGAAAGCACATTTATTTGTGGGAAAGAGATTAAAATGAAAGTTAACCCTATACTAAATAATCCTATTTTTCCTTCCTCAGGCACCGATCAACatcttcaaaattttaatttgccCCGTCTGTGTATACAGAAATTCTTTCCAATaaagaaatgctttatttttgACTTGCCCACTCATCGGAAGAAGCTTGCCCAGCTTGAGACACTGCATAATGATGACCTGGATCCTGAATTTATACAGCAAGTGGCAGATTTCTGTTCCTACATCTTCAGCCATTCCAAGACTAAAACTCTTTCAGGAGGCATCAAGGTCAATGGATCTCGTGAGTACCTCTTCAAGGATTTTCCTTCAATCCAAAATAGAGAATGGGAGCACTGTTGTAGTTTTCTCCTTCCACTGTTGAAAATACATAGTCAGCTACTACCAAGAAAACCATATGTATCATATTTATTAAACTCAGGTGAGTACCAAAAATATTTCTAGGCTTTTTTAGCAATGCCTGCAAAGTAAGATAAATCAGGAATATAACCTGATGAAAAGGTCAGGTTAAAAAAGTTCTACCTGTAAGTGGTCCACTGTTGAACTAGACTAACCCACATGGGTTGGCAGCATTTGTTCTACCGATATCATGGATACTTATTATGCCTTTGATAGGCAGAAGATGAGGAAAACACATACATTCTCTGTATAAATAGAATGTGCTTGATACAAACGTTAAACAAGCAGATGCCCAAGTTGTCTAGAGCCCTTAAAGAAATCTGAGCAGACTTCTTGGTCCCGTTGTTCCTAAATACTCTATGTCTTGGAACTTTGTCAATTATTGCTACGCTCTAAAGGGAAGTTGAGTGCAAACAAAAATAGCTAAGGACAAGGAAGACAAACAGGAATGTTCCAACAAAGAGTAAGGTGAACTGGTCTAATTGGCCTACTTTGTGATCTTTCCAATGAGGGTAACACTCATACGAGCTTTACAGGTTGAAGTGGAGGAGAAAATGGAATTCTGAAGGAAACAGAAacctgaggaagagagaaagaatgggaaGTATAAAGAGGCAAAAGGTCTATAGTATTTAATCAAATGAATACACACAATTTTATATAACCATTTCCACATTTCTCAATGAGAAAATGATAAATGTGGATCATCACATAGATCTTGAACTTTCCTCTTTGAACGCTTTCTTTTCTCAAAGAATTAAAGATCTGTCTTCTTGGTCACATAATTTCCCAAAGGAACTTATTTGGGCCACATGAACACTGTGCAGGAGGCTGAATACGCTAAATTAACATTCTCAGAATTACTCAGTTCAGAGCATGTCCCTTTTCTCTGCAAATAATTCAAGCATCTCTTCCTCCTGTGAAGATCTAGAGAGCCTCGTATGGACCTATGTCAATGCCATCAACAATGGGGATCTGCCCTGCATGGAGAACGAAGTCCTGGCCTTGGCCCAGATTAAGAACTCAGCCGCAGTGCAAAAGGCCATTGCCCACTATGACCAGCAGATGGGCCAGAAGCTGCAGCTGCCCACGGAAACCCTCCAGGAGCTGCTGGACCTGCACAGGGTCAGTGAGAAAGGGGCTATGGAAGTCTTCATGAAGAACTCTTTCGAGGATATAGACCAAGGGTTCCAGGAAAAATTAGAGGTAATTAAGTTTTATTGCTGGAGTTCATGGGGCTTAGGGGCAATATAGGCAAGGTATTGCTATGAGGCAAAAATGAGGCAAAATGAGGACTTAATTAAGAGAAACAATTCTTAGTAGACTGAGAGACAATGACTATCACTTATGTGACCAAGATATCACTATtattctgaaaacaaacaaacaaaaaaccaaacaaataaacatgtaACTACTCTGGACCCTATAGATTCTGAAACTTTCACATGCAGACAACTCAACTTACTATGTTACACCCAtggactaatttttttaaaagtaatcttatcccttaaaaaatgtattcataaaGTACTAAttaactttccttttttattaatcAAGCATACAGAATTGCCAAATGGATCTACTAAAATATTATGTCCCTAGGTTTAATAGCACACACTCATCCATTCTACCTCATTGGGAATCCCAGCCCAGTATAATACTGGGATGGTTGTAAAACAGTTGGTTGCATTTAAAATTAGGGCATGAGGCTAGAGATCTGCAGTTTGAAGAGCCTATCTAAagcagaaaaagcaaaagaatgggGTTCCAggagatttcaaaaacaaaagtaaagtcATTTTTCTACAGTGTATCATCCTTGGAACTTCTCTAGGTTTGGTAGGGAGGATATAGTATTGCTTGTAGTCCttgaatttacagaaaaaatacagagattCTTTTTGTAAGCCATTTCTAAAAGTACTGTAGTGTTGCTAACGCCTTTTCCATGGGACTTTTTCCCTTTAAGACCCTGCTAGAAGCCAAGCAGAATGACTTTTGTAAAAGGAATTTGGAGGCTTCACTGAATCGCTGTTCAGCTTTACTTCAGGATATTTTTTGTCCTCTAGAAGAAGATGTGAAGCAAGGGATTTATTCAAAACCTGGGGGGCATCGTCTCTTCCTTCAGAAGAGAGAAGAGCTGAAGGCAAAGTACTATCAGGTGCCCAGGAAAGGAATACAGGTATCCCTAGTTTTATGTATTAATTATGGGGAATTGCTAGGGGTCTTCTTTTTTTGGACAGGAAGAATGAGAGCTGTGGTATTAAACTGAACTATCACCATAGTCACCAGACTTTTATCGCAACCTTCAACACTAATTGCAACAAAGGGACTTTTTTGGTTACACAGTACAGAATCCCAATAATTGAActaacttaagaaaataattcacgGGCTCACATAAACTAAAggcaaaatgtttaaatttagttGTAAGTGTAGATATGTTCAAGAGTTTAACATAATCAGTTGATTACATGTAACAATGTAAtcaattttcccctttcctttttctttccaatctcaactccagctttctgttctgttttcctcACCATTGGCGTCATTCTCaggcaggctcaccccacacggcagcaaagatgacaccaacagctCGCAGCTTAACTAGTCCTTTGTGCCCTCAGTCTCACAGGAGAGAAAGCATCTTTCCCACCATCCATATCAGTCTTTAAAACACCCAAGCTGCAGTATTTTCCCGCGTGTACCCAAATATTTTGCATCAAGTGGCCTTGGGTACTCTAATAGGCCAGCCTGGAGCTTGTGCCCACCCCTTGACAGAAAAGGCTTGACATAGTTTCACCAAGTACAGACTGAGCACTTCCAGGGAGGAAAAGAtgctgggaagaaaaataaataaagaggtttATAACTTTTCTAATCATTTCCTAGCTCTAACTGCATTTTTTGGGGTTCCTAGGCTGAGGAAGctctgcagaaatatttacagtcCAAGGAGTCTGTGAGTGATACCATTTGGCAGACAGATCTGGTTCtcacagcaagggaaaaggagatggaaggtgagaagaaaatggagaaaaaaaaaatgcaagacagaaattctatacattttaaattaatttggcCTGGTTCACCTGGGATCATTAAACAAGAGCAAGAATGGCAAAGATGTACCATTCTTAGCTCCTCAGTCTATATTTGAATAGGGCACATACCGTCAGCTACAATATGATTACCTGGAGGGGAAATATGACCCCAGGGAATTTTCTCTATGAAGTAGCAGCAATAACAAGTGAGTgggaggcagaaggaagggaagaagtttgccattttcttccttttcagtggCACGTGTGAAAGCAGAGTTTATGAAGGCTGAAAAAGAAAGGTTGGGGGCAATTCTAATGCAGCACCAGCAAATGATGGAGCGGAGGGAGAGACTCCATTGGGAACAAGTGAGACAAATGGAGATAAAAAGATTGTACCAACAGGCCCTGCAACAGAGGGACCAAGAACGTCGGCTCAAGGTACTcatcaattatttcatttctggATTTTAATCATATACCCCTCTCTGTATTGATGAAAACATGAAGCAGTGACAATGTGGGAGAGGCAGCATAATATTGTGGCTCAGGGCAAcgactctggaatcagacagccTGGGTAAAAAAGCCAGCTCCACTTCTTATAAATATagtacatatattataaatatattgtttGGAGATGGttataatatctattttataggGCTGTTTTGATACttaaatgagtcaatatttgTGTTTAGAATGATGCTTGGCACAGCATAAGCACTATTAATTTGTTAAGCAAAATCCAAGGATATTTCTAACCCACGGTAATTAGTCTTTTTTGTTATCTTGTTAATTGCTCTAGCTAGTCGTTTCCACTGGTCATAGATTACCTTGCTAAATTAATTTCATATTACTGTGTCTATGCCCCTTTCCCTTCCTTAATTGTCACTGGTTCTGAAAGCCTTTAACTTGTTTCATccagtcctctactattattatCGCTCAATTAACAGTAGTTCTTATTTACCAAGCACTGTACAAAGCACTTTACACACATTCTCTAATCTAATCTATTCACTGTGAATCACAACCATTATGTCCTTATTTTTCTGATTCCAAAGAGCATAACTAAATGCCAATATCATACATCCTAGCAAGTTATCAAAACAGCCTTCCCAGTGAGTGAGATCTACAATGCTTTCGTTTCTACAAACCCAGTCTGAAATTCTTATGTGAGCACGCTTATGAGACAAAGgacaccctcctcctcctccagggtgGCTGATCTACCTGTAGGTCCTCGTTTTCCAGACACTGCTCCAAGACAATTTTGAAATTACAGACCTGCACTGAAGGACAGTATTTTCAACCTGGTGTTTCTGATCTCCCCACACTGTCCTTCTACTTTTACCCCGTAACTGTGGAGACATGAAACAAATTCCTTTATCTAAGGCTCAGACTCCTCACCTGATTGTGGATATCACCTAGACGCCTAGTTGTTGTATCAATCTCTCCTTGTAATACTAGATCTGACATTCCTCTGTGTATACATGAGAATTGAAGTCAAGATGTGACTCAGATTCCCTAAGGACAAAGGGGGAAGGGGCCTTAGGATATAATTCTTGGAACACCAATAGTTCAGGGATTGAGAGATGAGGATGTTTCTGTAGCTAGATAAAGAAGCATGGAAGAAGAATTACACAAGTAGAAAACCAAGTGTGAGACGTAAAATGGACATGAACAGAAAGGAGGAATCAGGGTCTGTCTTTTGTTACTGATTGATTAAAATAACTAAGGGAAAGTCAATGATTTgggctccttccctcccccctcctcctgcagAGATCTGGACATTACGTTTTGCTAAGCTCTTTGGTTTTATGTATCACTCTTTAGGAGGAGGCTGAAAAGCTCAAGGAGAGATTCCAAGCTGAGAGTAGAAAACTTCAGGATGAGATCCACCATCTCCAGAAGAATGACTCACCAGATGATACATGTATCTTACTCTAAAGAACTAAACACTAGAACTTCATTTTCTTGTTCACTTTCACTGAAGACACAAAGGAACAAGAAACTATAGAACTTGAGACAATCACCATTTAAATAAACTTCATAATAATTATATTGAGCTTTTGTATTGAGTTATAAGGTTATGATGCTCATAATTGGTAAAACGTGCATTTCACTAATTTCAATAGTTTAAATGTTGTTTGCTTCCTTAAAGAGATTATGACTTGTATTATAAGGGACATATTATCATTGCCGCTATTGGCAGTGATATTGGGCAGGATCTATAAAGGGAAACTTTCTCTTGTACACCAATACCACCCCTCTAATTTTCCATATTTGTCTCAGTGGGGATTGGAAGAGACCTGGGAGGGTGTTTCTACAATAAACTAAGTCACATGGAATTTGCCCAGTGACTTGGACTCAGGTGGGCATCACTCCTGCCAAGTGGTTTTGTGCTGGATGCCATCAGGGAGAGGCACTGATGATAAAACACACGTAAAAAAAACTAACCAAGCTTCGTAGTGGAGACGTGTGTGGTTCTCAACTGGGTGGAGGCTGCTCAGTCTATGGGCAATTATATGACTCCTGGTCATGGTCAGTAGACAGTCTGCTTAGACTATTTTAAGCTGTAAGCAAATAACATCATAATGAAATAGAGGTACTCTAGAAGATGGAAGGAACTACCAGCATGGAAATTGTGTCATAGGCTGAGGAGCTAAAGAAGCCTAACCTTCCTGTTATCCTCACCAAGGGCATAACTTAAATAGGACATTATATATTATGAAGCAATTTATATTGGACTTGGTGAttgtgtatcacatctttataATCCTTTAAGTCTGTAAATAAATGGTATAAGGCAGGGGTTCCCAATGCCTGGGCCATGGACaagtaccagtccatggcctgttaggaaccaggtcacacagcaggaggtgagcagctaGGAAGCTAGCAaagtttcatctgtatttacagccactccccatcgctcgtattaccacctgagctccgcctcctgtcagaccagcggcggcattagattctcataggagcgcgaaccctcttgtgaactgtgcatgcgagggatctaggttgcacgctccttgtgagaatctaatgcctgatgatctgagggggagctgaggtg
The sequence above is drawn from the Tursiops truncatus isolate mTurTru1 chromosome 1, mTurTru1.mat.Y, whole genome shotgun sequence genome and encodes:
- the LOC101317269 gene encoding guanylate-binding protein 5-like isoform X4, whose amino-acid sequence is MAPVVHMPEPLCLIENINGLLLVNPKALKTLSAIQQPVVVVAIVGLYRTGKSYLMNKLAGKNKGFSVGSTVQSHTKGIWMWCVPHPEKPNHILVLLDTEGLGDIEKGDKKSDTQIFVLALLLSSTFVYNTMNTIDQRAIDLLHYVTELSNLLRTVTSPDLDGEDNAADFMSVCPDLVWTVRDFYLDLEANGRPITADEYLENSLRPKQGTDQHLQNFNLPRLCIQKFFPIKKCFIFDLPTHRKKLAQLETLHNDDLDPEFIQQVADFCSYIFSHSKTKTLSGGIKVNGSHLESLVWTYVNAINNGDLPCMENEVLALAQIKNSAAVQKAIAHYDQQMGQKLQLPTETLQELLDLHRVSEKGAMEVFMKNSFEDIDQGFQEKLETLLEAKQNDFCKRNLEASLNRCSALLQDIFCPLEEDVKQGIYSKPGGHRLFLQKREELKAKYYQVPRKGIQWHV
- the LOC101317269 gene encoding guanylate-binding protein 1-like isoform X2 — its product is MAPVVHMPEPLCLIENINGLLLVNPKALKTLSAIQQPVVVVAIVGLYRTGKSYLMNKLAGKNKGFSVGSTVQSHTKGIWMWCVPHPEKPNHILVLLDTEGLGDIEKGDKKSDTQIFVLALLLSSTFVYNTMNTIDQRAIDLLHYVTELSNLLRTVTSPDLDGEDNAADFMSVCPDLVWTVRDFYLDLEANGRPITAGTDQHLQNFNLPRLCIQKFFPIKKCFIFDLPTHRKKLAQLETLHNDDLDPEFIQQVADFCSYIFSHSKTKTLSGGIKVNGSHLESLVWTYVNAINNGDLPCMENEVLALAQIKNSAAVQKAIAHYDQQMGQKLQLPTETLQELLDLHRVSEKGAMEVFMKNSFEDIDQGFQEKLETLLEAKQNDFCKRNLEASLNRCSALLQDIFCPLEEDVKQGIYSKPGGHRLFLQKREELKAKYYQVPRKGIQAEEALQKYLQSKESVSDTIWQTDLVLTAREKEMEVARVKAEFMKAEKERLGAILMQHQQMMERRERLHWEQVRQMEIKRLYQQALQQRDQERRLKEEAEKLKERFQAESRKLQDEIHHLQKNDSPDDTCILL
- the LOC101317269 gene encoding guanylate-binding protein 5-like isoform X3; its protein translation is MWCVPHPEKPNHILVLLDTEGLGDIEKGDKKSDTQIFVLALLLSSTFVYNTMNTIDQRAIDLLHYVTELSNLLRTVTSPDLDGEDNAADFMSVCPDLVWTVRDFYLDLEANGRPITADEYLENSLRPKQGTDQHLQNFNLPRLCIQKFFPIKKCFIFDLPTHRKKLAQLETLHNDDLDPEFIQQVADFCSYIFSHSKTKTLSGGIKVNGSHLESLVWTYVNAINNGDLPCMENEVLALAQIKNSAAVQKAIAHYDQQMGQKLQLPTETLQELLDLHRVSEKGAMEVFMKNSFEDIDQGFQEKLETLLEAKQNDFCKRNLEASLNRCSALLQDIFCPLEEDVKQGIYSKPGGHRLFLQKREELKAKYYQVPRKGIQAEEALQKYLQSKESVSDTIWQTDLVLTAREKEMEVARVKAEFMKAEKERLGAILMQHQQMMERRERLHWEQVRQMEIKRLYQQALQQRDQERRLKEEAEKLKERFQAESRKLQDEIHHLQKNDSPDDTCILL
- the LOC101317269 gene encoding guanylate-binding protein 5-like isoform X5, with the protein product MNTIDQRAIDLLHYVTELSNLLRTVTSPDLDGEDNAADFMSVCPDLVWTVRDFYLDLEANGRPITADEYLENSLRPKQGTDQHLQNFNLPRLCIQKFFPIKKCFIFDLPTHRKKLAQLETLHNDDLDPEFIQQVADFCSYIFSHSKTKTLSGGIKVNGSHLESLVWTYVNAINNGDLPCMENEVLALAQIKNSAAVQKAIAHYDQQMGQKLQLPTETLQELLDLHRVSEKGAMEVFMKNSFEDIDQGFQEKLETLLEAKQNDFCKRNLEASLNRCSALLQDIFCPLEEDVKQGIYSKPGGHRLFLQKREELKAKYYQVPRKGIQAEEALQKYLQSKESVSDTIWQTDLVLTAREKEMEVARVKAEFMKAEKERLGAILMQHQQMMERRERLHWEQVRQMEIKRLYQQALQQRDQERRLKEEAEKLKERFQAESRKLQDEIHHLQKNDSPDDTCILL
- the LOC101317269 gene encoding guanylate-binding protein 5-like isoform X1, whose product is MAPVVHMPEPLCLIENINGLLLVNPKALKTLSAIQQPVVVVAIVGLYRTGKSYLMNKLAGKNKGFSVGSTVQSHTKGIWMWCVPHPEKPNHILVLLDTEGLGDIEKGDKKSDTQIFVLALLLSSTFVYNTMNTIDQRAIDLLHYVTELSNLLRTVTSPDLDGEDNAADFMSVCPDLVWTVRDFYLDLEANGRPITADEYLENSLRPKQGTDQHLQNFNLPRLCIQKFFPIKKCFIFDLPTHRKKLAQLETLHNDDLDPEFIQQVADFCSYIFSHSKTKTLSGGIKVNGSHLESLVWTYVNAINNGDLPCMENEVLALAQIKNSAAVQKAIAHYDQQMGQKLQLPTETLQELLDLHRVSEKGAMEVFMKNSFEDIDQGFQEKLETLLEAKQNDFCKRNLEASLNRCSALLQDIFCPLEEDVKQGIYSKPGGHRLFLQKREELKAKYYQVPRKGIQAEEALQKYLQSKESVSDTIWQTDLVLTAREKEMEVARVKAEFMKAEKERLGAILMQHQQMMERRERLHWEQVRQMEIKRLYQQALQQRDQERRLKEEAEKLKERFQAESRKLQDEIHHLQKNDSPDDTCILL